AGCACCACTGCCCAGGGTGGTGTTGGTCGCCGACCAGTTGATGGTACCGCCTTCGCAACCCGAAACGGTTAGAGAAACCGAAGCTGTGTTTAGCGCAATGGGCTGGATGATGCCGGACTTCAAGGAGAGTGTCGGGGCCGGGATGGCGTTGCTGCCGGGCTCTTGATTGCAGAAGGCGGTGAAGTTGCCGCCATTGGGCAGACCGGGGTTGCCATAAAACTCAACATCTTTACCACATAAAGCTCTTAAAGATTCTGGGAAGCAACCGCTTAAATGGTTGTTTTGCAGCCACATATATTTTATGTTAGAAAGTCCCCCTAGAGTATTTGGAATAGGACCAGTAAATTTATTGGCATTTAACATTAAACCCTGAAGCTTGGTTAGTTTACTCAGGAAAGAAGGAACTTCTCCACTTAATTGATTAGAACGTAAATTAAGGAACTCTAGCTTAGTCAAGTTTGCGATACTAGCTGGAATATCACCACTTAATCGATTGTCTCCTATCATAAGAGTCCTCAAATTAATTAAATTTCCTAGGGTAGCTGGGATTTGGCCACTGAGCTGATTAGCAGCAAGTTGAAGGAATTCTAGTTTAAGTAATTTTCCTAACCCACTGGGTATTGCACCGCTCAAGTTGTTTACGGATAAAGATAAACCTTCCAGATTAATAAGATTGCTTAAACTATTAGGGATTGATCCATTCAGCGAGTTATAAGTCAAGTCTATATACCATATATTAGTTAGATTGCCCAAACTACTAGGGATTTCGCCTGTTAGTTGATTGTTGCTTAAGGTTAGAAATCGAAGATTGGTTAAATTATCTAAATGACTGGGAATACTTCCGCTTAGCCTATTGTCATTCAACGAAATATATTCTAATTTAGTTAGGCGCTCTAAACCGATTGGAATGGGACCAATCAAGGTGTTATTCCCCAAGTTCAAACCTTTTAATTTAGCTAAGTTGCCTAAACTTTCAGGAACGATCCCACTTAAGTTATTCTGGTTTAAAGAAAGGTTTTCAAGATTAATTAAGTTTCCCAAACTGTAAGGAATCGATCCAGTTAACTTATTATTTGATAATGAAATGTTCTTCAAGTTGGACATATTACCAAGTGAACTTGGGATCGATCCAGTTAGCTTGTTGTTATATAATTGTAAGTCTGTTATAGTAGTTATCTTACTTAAACTTTCGGGAATCGGCCCGGTTAATTCGTTATTATATAATGAGAGGGAGGTTATTTTAGGAAACTCTCCAAATGTATTGGGGATCGGTCCAGTTAATTGGTTATCATTCAAAAGGAGCGTATAAAGACCTTCTAGATTTCCTAGACTACTTGGTATTTCACCCGTCAATTTATTGTTGTTTAACGTTAGTTGGAAGAGGTTCGTCAGATTTCCTAGGCTACTAGGAATATTCCCATTTAACTCGTTGTTATTTAATGTAAGGTTACTCATCCCAGTTAGTTTACCCAGGCTTTCGGGGATTGAACCTGAAAGTCTATTTTGTTCGAGGTGAATGGATGTCAGGCTGGAAAGGTCACCTATGTTACTAGGAATTTCGCCACTCAACTGATTGATAGCTAAATTAAGGCTTTCGAGCTTTTGCATATTCAGGACACTCAAGGGGATAGAGCCGGTTAAGTGATTTTCACGTAGAAGCAGCATTTTTAGATTAACCAAATTACCTATACTGCTAGGGATGGACCCACTAAATTGATTCTTCAGGAGGAAAAGCCCTTCTAATTTGGTTAACTTTCCTATTTCTTCCGGGATCGTTCCGCTAATATCATTATTACGAAGTTCGATGTGCTTTAGGTAGGTTAGATTTCCGATACTCTTGGGTAGCGAACCGGTTACGTTATTGTACATCATACTCAATTCTGTCACCCGGCCATCTGTGCAGCCAACCCCGTACCAGCCGCACGGATTGTTGTCCTTTAGCCAGCCCGTGGAATTGATCCAGCCAGAACCATTGGTTGAATTGTAAAAATCAGCCAGTGCGGCATAATCAGGGTGCTGATCGCCATTTGATGCCGAAGCCAGCAACGGTGGTAACAGGCAAAAGCTGATGAGCAGGCAGGCCAAGCGGGCACTGAACGTATTGCCATTCAGGTTCTTTAAGAATGTTTGCCAACTGGAAAAAGAGGTGGCAGCGTTCTGCCGGGGAGAAAAACGGGTGTAGAAATGGAACATAAGCAGGTTAAACAAGTAACGGTCGGAGCTATACGGTAAAGTTTACGTTTACACAAAAGTACCAACACCTGCTTTGTTGTTAAGTAATATTACTTATTAAACTCTGATAATTTATTAATTGGTAGGTACTTGTCCAGGTCTTACTAGTCAACAGACTGGTTGTCAGATTGGCTAGCTGTTCTGTGGTCGGGCGTTGCGCCACTCGTCGGAATCTTCCGCTTTTTGTCCGGCAAACTGGATGATGAGTCTGTTAACCCGGTCGTGGGCTTCGTGCTGCACCCAGTGGGTGGCTTCTTCGATGTAAACCAGTTTCCCCCGGTCGCACTGTTCAACGCTGGGCTGGGCCAGTTCCCGGATCAGAGCCTGGTCGCGGGTCCCCCAGATCAGCAGCAGCGGCACCCTGACGCGCGGATTGTCGGGCAGCCGCGGCCCCTGCTGCACCAACGCCCGGTACCAGTTGATCATGGTCTGGATGGCCGGCTGGCCAGTCGGACCGGGTTGCGCCCAGGCTTGCCGGTATTGAACCAGATCGGCCGCCGAAAACGTGCCGGGGCGACTCGTTCCGCGGAGCACCCGGGTTGCGCCCCACCAGTTGCCGAGCCGGACCAGCCATTCGGGCAGAACCGGTAGCTGGAAAAAGCCGACGTACCAGCTTCGGAGCAATTGCTGGGGATGCTCCCGCATCACCCGGGGCATCACGGCCAGATGCGGCATGTTCAGGCACACGACCCGGTGAAGCCGTTCGGGATGGTTGATGGCGAGCCACCAGGCCACCCCGCCCCCCCAATCGTGCCCGACCACCGTAGCCCGTTCTACCCCGGCGGCATCCATTAGACCCAGGATGTCAGCCCCGAGCTTGTCCAGGGTGTAGTCCTTGACCGCCACGGGTTTGTCGCTCAGGTTATAACCGCGCTGATCGGGTGCCCAGACCCGAAAACCGGCTGCGGCCAGGGCGTCGATCTGATGCCGCCATCCGTACCAGAATTCCGGAAAACCGTGCAGTAAAATCACCAGCGGTCCGTCGGCGGGGCCAGCTTCCACGACATGCAGCCGGATCTGGTTGGTGGAGATATAGCGTGATTGCATAAACTCCTAACGGGCGGTTTACGGCACGGGTTTGTGAACCTGATTGTATGGTCCGGCTTCCACCAACGCGATTCGACTAAAATTTTGCAAAATCGGCTTCAAAAAAGCATCTTGAGGGCTGTAAAGTGGACGGAATTAAATCTTGACAACAAATGAATGAACGGCAACTAATAAAACACATGCAACAGCAATACAGCTGGTTGAACGTGACGCTGGAGCAGGCTAAATGGCTTCACCGATTTGAACAGGACAAAAATTTACCGTCGAATTCTCATTTCTTCTCAGAATGGGAAGAATGGGACTTTGAAAGAGCTACGTTCCAAGCTATTTTAACGGGTGAACAATTTGAAAAATACGAGGAAAGGCAGAAGGAAGTAATCCGCAACGCCCAAATTAACCGGGTCGAGGAAGACAAAACCAAGCTGGAGGAGATAGCGTACCACCAGACCCTTTTAGAATTTTACGATCAGATTCTGCCTGAATTTTTCAAGAATCCAAGGATGATGAATCCGCTTTTCTTCGAAGACACCAAAATCGAATTCCTGAAAGCGGAATACAAACGGTTTTTAGCCGAAAGAAAGAAAGGGCTGTTGGTTCATCATTTCCGATTTTACCGGACATTGATGCCCAATACCTTGAAACTCTCTTTGTTGCATCACAAGCTCAATCATGTCTGGCCTAATTATTCGTTATTTAAACTCGGCATGGACGAACCCACTAAAGCAATTGCAACGTACCTGGAAGAAAAACATTCGTATGTTCTAGAGGATATCTATGAGTTTGTAACTCAACGAATGGATAAACTGAATGCGCTGAATGCAGAGAATTTTGCAAAATTTGAAAAGACATTCCATGGACCCATCGCCAAGGCTGGTCCTGAAACGCCCGAGGAGTTGCAGAAAAATCAGTTGATGAGCGTGTTACTGCTGGACAAGGATCAATACGGTTGGCAGGATTAACCGCCCCGTACGTCGTTCCGGAAATCAGGACGTTTAAGCCGGTTTCCCGGCCGTTTGTAAAATCGAACGTCGGCGGGTTCGGTTTTTTTATGTAGAATTAAACCGCTAAACATCAAAATCCTTACGGTAACGGTTCCGCAACCCGTTGCCCACCGACATTATGGGACTTTTTGACTTTATCCGCAACGAATTTATCGAGGTCATCGACTGGGTCGATACGTCCAACGATACGGTTATCTGGAAATTTCCGGACAACGGCAATAACATTAAGTACGGGGCCCAGCTGACCGTGCGCGAATCGCAGGTGGCGGTGTTTATCAACGAGGGCCGCATTGCCGACGTCTACCAGCCCGGCCGCTACGAACTGACCACCCAGAACATGCCGATCATGACCACGCTGCGGTCGTGGAAAATGAGTTTTGAGTCGCCGTTCAAAGTGGATATTTACTTTGTCTCGACCAAGCAGTTTACCAACCTCAAGTGGGGCACGCAAAACCCGTTCATCGTCCGCGATCCCGAACTCAAGCAGGTGCGCGTGCGGGCGTTTGGCGTGTTTGCCATGCGGGTGACCGACGCCGGGAGGTTCATCAAGGAGTTTGCCGGAACGACGCCCATTGTCCGGATTGGCGACGTGGAAGACCAACTGCGGTCGGCCATTGTCACCAACTTTACGGACACCATCGGCGAAGCCGGAATCTCGGTGTACGACCTTTCGCGCAACTACAAGGAAATCGGTGACAAACTGTTGCCGCTGCTTCAGACGGATTTTACGGGGTACGGCCTGGAACTGACCAGGTTTTACGTCGAAAACACCAGCCTGCCGCCCGAAGTGGAAGCTTTCCTGGACAAAACCACCCAGATGAACATGGTGGGCGATATGGCCCGGTTTCAGCAGTTTCAGGCCGGAATTGCGCTGGAGGATGCCGCCGAAAACGGGGGTGCCGCCGGGTCGGCCGTGCTGCTGGGCGGTTTGGGTAATTTCATGCAGAACACCAATGCCGCCAACGCCCCGCAACCGGCGGCTCCGAAAGAAGACAAAGCCGAGGTGATGAACCTGCTCAAGCAACTGGGCGAACTGAAAGCCGCCGGCATTCTGACCGAGGAGGAATTTGCCGCCAAAAAAGCCGAATTATTAGCCAGATTATAACAAAGGACCGAAGAACGGGCGGGTAGGAGAAGGGGAGCAACCGCCCGCTTCTTCCCACTTTCTCTTCTTTTTTTATCCTTCCAATGCAATCACCCTCCGAACTTTCCGACCTGGTCCGGGCTCCGTGCAAAACCTGCGGGGCGCAATTGAAATTTTCGGCCGAAAAACAGCAACTAAGCTGCGATTACTGCGGCAATACCGAAGCAATTCCGTTCACCAGAACCAACTTGCACGAAAATCCGCTCGCGTTTCGGGTGGAAGATCGGCAGCTGCCCAACGCACCGACGGAAGAAAAACGCCTGTTTACCTGCCAGAACTGCGGGGCCAAAACCACCGTCAACTACGACGCCCCGACGATTACCTGCGCCTTCTGCGGTTCGAAAAACGTCAACCCCGATGCCCAGAAAACCCGTCTGATCGAGCCGGCGGGCGTTCTGCCGTTCCGTCTTTCGAAGGAGCAGACGATGCAACGGTTCAAAAGCTGGGTGGGCGATAGCTGGCTGGCCCCGTCGGATCTGTCCGCCGGAGCGATGCTCGACAACCTGCACGGTATTTACATTCCGTTCTGGACCTTCGACGCGCAGGCGTATTCGCAGTATTCGGGCGAAGCCGGTTTTTACTACTACGTTCCGGTGCAGGTGCGCGATGCCAACGGCCGGGTTGTTACCCAGCAGCAGCAGCGGGTCCGGTGGGAATACCGCAGCGGCTCCCACCAGGCGTTTTACGACGATATGCTCGA
This Larkinella insperata DNA region includes the following protein-coding sequences:
- a CDS encoding alpha/beta fold hydrolase — protein: MQSRYISTNQIRLHVVEAGPADGPLVILLHGFPEFWYGWRHQIDALAAAGFRVWAPDQRGYNLSDKPVAVKDYTLDKLGADILGLMDAAGVERATVVGHDWGGGVAWWLAINHPERLHRVVCLNMPHLAVMPRVMREHPQQLLRSWYVGFFQLPVLPEWLVRLGNWWGATRVLRGTSRPGTFSAADLVQYRQAWAQPGPTGQPAIQTMINWYRALVQQGPRLPDNPRVRVPLLLIWGTRDQALIRELAQPSVEQCDRGKLVYIEEATHWVQHEAHDRVNRLIIQFAGQKAEDSDEWRNARPQNS
- a CDS encoding SPFH domain-containing protein, whose translation is MPTDIMGLFDFIRNEFIEVIDWVDTSNDTVIWKFPDNGNNIKYGAQLTVRESQVAVFINEGRIADVYQPGRYELTTQNMPIMTTLRSWKMSFESPFKVDIYFVSTKQFTNLKWGTQNPFIVRDPELKQVRVRAFGVFAMRVTDAGRFIKEFAGTTPIVRIGDVEDQLRSAIVTNFTDTIGEAGISVYDLSRNYKEIGDKLLPLLQTDFTGYGLELTRFYVENTSLPPEVEAFLDKTTQMNMVGDMARFQQFQAGIALEDAAENGGAAGSAVLLGGLGNFMQNTNAANAPQPAAPKEDKAEVMNLLKQLGELKAAGILTEEEFAAKKAELLARL